A region from the Panicum hallii strain FIL2 chromosome 1, PHallii_v3.1, whole genome shotgun sequence genome encodes:
- the LOC112875466 gene encoding glutamate receptor 2.8-like, with amino-acid sequence MGRPCSSSRFVSSSLNLRRFALAALVWWCVLAASLQAATAQRNAPPGQVKVRVGVILNLTSSIGQRRKVGIEMAVEDYYAAHPGSRTRVALRFRDSGGQVVGAASAAVDLIKNEQVQAIIGPATSAEAGFVAYLANSTHVPVLSSSATSPELSPAQTPFFVRTAANDSFQVSPVAAVLATFRWHAAVIVYEDSPYGSGILPALADALQGVGARIMERTAVPADADDDRIDAVLNRFMAMPTRVFIVHMNRFVAPRFFRRARNAGMMSEDYAWIVTDGVGSVVDALSPDEINAMEGVISLRPYVQMTDEVRNFSARFRARLRRVSPSADVYAHDPTVLMLWSYDTAWAIATAAEAAGVSSPAFQTPQQSSALTDLGRLGVSATGAALLKAVHETTFHGLAGNFTLVDGQLQPPAYEVVNIIGKGARQVGFWTPEAGISQALDANAAKGLKPSIIWPGDVTSPPKGWVVSANGQKLRVAVPVKGGFKQFVNVAKDATTGVHNITGYCIEVFDAVMRKMPYPVSYEYVPIPNSSVSYDKFVSLLPEQKADIIVGDVTITASRMANVDFSMPFTDSGWSMVVAVRTETSTSMWIFLQPLTTSLWLASLAFFCFTGFVVWAIEHRINPEFRGTPWQQFGLIFYFAFSTLVFSHKEKLESNLSRFVVIIWVFVVLILTSSYTASLTSMLTVQKLQPTVTDVRELQRSGAYIGYQDGSFIKDSLRKIGFDEARMRNFSTAEGYAEALSKGPANGGVAAVFDEIPYLKLFLSQYCDGYAMVGPVYKTDGFGFVFPLGSPLTPDVSRAVLTLAEGEEMAQIEKKWFGEPGACPSQGGSAAVGSSNLSFRSFGGLFLITGVVSGLMLLIYLATFVYRERGEVRTVEEGGSGSSSVRRLRAWLRHFDQKDLKCPTFKTWNEESVREGSQTRRWVDDTVRNGRGGANSAVPAASDEEAIGMSPFSISAGSEMINAGSSPASEIGTSFEQRLQDAPHSAEMTLSGDA; translated from the exons ATGGGGAGGCCGTGCTCGTCTTCTCGCTTCGTCTCCTCCTCCCTCAACCTCCGCCGCTTTGCTCTGGCCGCGCTGGTGTGGTGGTGCGTCCTGGCGGCGAGCCTGCAGGCGGCCACAGCGCAGCGGAATGCGCCGCCGGGGCAGGTCAAGGTGCGCGTGGGCGTGATCCTGAACCTGACGTCGTCGATCGGGCAGCGGCGGAAGGTCGGCATTGAGATGGCGGTGGAGGACTACTACGCCGCGCACCCGGGCTCCCGGACCAGGGTCGCGCTGCGCTTCCGGGACTCCGGCGGCCAAGTTGTCGGCGCCGCGTCTGCCG CGGTGGACCTGATCAAGAACGAGCAGGTGCAGGCGATCATCGGGCCGGCGACGTCGGCGGAGGCCGGGTTCGTGGCCTACCTCGCCAACAGCACGCACGTCCCCgtcctctcctcctccgccacctccccgGAGCTGTCCCCGGCGCAGACGCCCTTCTTCGTGCGCACCGCGGCCAACGACTCCTTCCAGGTCTCGCCCGTGGCCGCCGTCCTCGCGACGTTCAGGTGGCACGCGGCGGTGATCGTGTACGAGGACTCGCCCTACGGGTCCGGGATCCTCCCGGCGCTCGCCGACGCGCTCCAGGGCGTCGGCGCCAGGATCATGGAGCGCACCGCCGTGCCGGCCGACGCGGACGACGACCGCATCGACGCGGTGCTCAACCGATTCATGGCGATGCCGACGCGCGTGTTCATCGTGCACATGAACCGTTTCGTCGCCCCGCGGTTCTTCCGCCGGGCGAGGAACGCCGGCATGATGTCGGAGGACTACGCCTGGATCGTCACGGACGGCGTCGGCAGCGTCGTGGACGCGTTGAGCCCTGACGAGATCAACGCCATGGAGGGGGTCATCAGCCTCCGCCCGTACGTGCAGATGACGGACGAGGTCAGGAACTTCTCGGCGCGGTTCAGGGCGAGGCTCCGGCGGGTGAGCCCGAGCGCCGACGTCTACGCCCATGACCCGACCGTTTTGATGCTCTGGTCGTACGACACGGCATGGGCGATCGCGACAGCGGCCGAGGCCGCCGGTGTCTCCAGCCCGGCGTTCCAGACGCCGCAGCAGAGCTCGGCGCTCACGGACCTGGGCCGCCTCGGCGTGTCGGCCACCGGAGCAGCACTTCTCAAGGCGGTGCACGAGACGACCTTCCACGGGCTCGCCGGCAACTTCACCCTCGTCGACGGGCAGCTGCAGCCGCCGGCCTACGAGGTCGTCAACATCATCGGGAAAGGCGCCAGGCAGGTGGGGTTCTGGACGCCGGAGGCCGGGATCTCGCAGGCTCTGGACGCCAACGCCGCCAAAGGTCTGAAGCCTAGTATCATTTGGCCTGGCGATGTGACGTCGCCACCCAAAGGCTGGGTCGTGTCGGCGAACGGCCAGAAGCTTCGCGTCGCCGTGCCGGTGAAGGGAGGGTTCAAGCAGTTCGTCAACGTCGCCAAAGACGCGACCACCGGAGTGCACAACATCACAGGCTACTGCATCGAGGTGTTCGACGCTGTCATGAGGAAAATGCCATATCCGGTGAGCTACGAGTACGTGCCGATCCCCAACAGCTCGGTTTCCTACGACAAATTCGTGTCCCTGCTTCCAGAACAG AAAGCCGACATCATCGTCGGCGACGTGACGATCACGGCGAGCAGGATGGCCAATGTGGACTTCAGCATGCCGTTCACCGACTCGGGGTGGTCGATGGTGGTGGCGGTGCGCACGGAGACGAGCACGAGCATGTGGATCTTCCTGCAGCCGCTCACCACCAGCCTCTGGCTCgccagcctcgccttcttctgcttCACCGGCTTCGTCGTGTGGGCGATCGAGCACCGGATCAACCCCGAGTTCCGCGGAACGCCGTGGCAGCAGTTCGGCCTCATCTTCTACTTCGCCTTCTCCACGCTCGTCTTCTCGCACA AGGAGAAGCTCGAGAGCAACCTGTCGAGGTTCGTCGTGATCATCTGGGTGTTCGTCGTCCTCATCCTGACGTCGAGCTATACGGCGAGCCTGACGTCGATGCTGACCGTCCAGAAGCTCCAGCCGACGGTGACCGACGTCAGAGAGCTCCAGCGGAGCGGTGCCTACATCGGGTACCAGGATGGCTCCTTCATTAAGGATTCGCTCCGTAAAATCGGCTTCGACGAGGCCAGGATGAGAAACTTCAGCACGGCGGAGGGGTACGCCGAGGCGCTGTCCAAGGGACCGGCCAACGGCGGCGTCGCCGCCGTGTTCGACGAGATTCCATACCTGAAGCTCTTCCTGTCGCAGTACTGCGACGGGTACGCCATGGTCGGCCCGGTCTACAAGACCGACGGCTTCGGGTTCGTGTTCCCACTGGGCAGCCCGCTGACGCCGGACGTGTCGCGCGCGGTGCTGACGCTGGCGGAAGGGGAGGAGATGGCGCAGATCGAGAAGAAGTGGTTCGGCGAGCCCGGCGCGTGCCCGAGCCAGGGCGGCAGCGCCGCCGTCGGCTCCTCCAACCTCAGCTTCCGGAGCTTCGGCGGGCTGTTCCTCATCACCGGCGTGGTGTCCGGCCTCATGCTCCTTATCTACCTCGCCACCTTCGTCTACCGCGAGCGCGGCGAGGTCCGGACGGTGGAGGAGGGCGGATCCGGGAGCTCGTCGGTGCGGCGGCTGCGCGCGTGGCTGCGGCACTTCGATCAGAAGGACCTCAAGTGCCCCACGTTCAAGACGTGGAACGAGGAGTCCGTCCGGGAGGGGAGCCAGACGAGGAGATGGGTCGACGATACCGTGCGgaacggccgcggcggcgccaacAGCGCCGTGCCGGCGGCGAGCGATGAGGAAGCCATCGGCATGAGCCCTTTCAGCATCTCCGCCGGCTCGGAGATGATCAACGCCGGTTCGTCGCCGGCGTCGGAGATCGGGACATCGTTCGAGCAGAGGTTGCAGGATGCGCCGCACTCTGCGGAGATGACACTCTCTGGAGATGCCTAG
- the LOC112903339 gene encoding diacylglycerol kinase 7-like: MERAGEVSSAAGNGNGNGDVRRSPSTAPSARVSIWESVRACGIWGKEVDKAELRRQVVMPLHLRRAVAAAVAAKDEAAGVAAASAAKEGAGDGEKDEGPTVAPLVVFVNSRSGGRHGPELKVRLHELITEEQVFDLSVVKPSDFVHYGLSCLERLADQGDNCAKAAREKIRIVVAGGDGTVGWMLGCLSDLYKMKREPVPPTGIIPLGTGNDLARSFGWGGSFPFGWRSAVKRYLSKAATGPICRLDSWQTVIQMPEGEIKELPYSLKKVEPADRLEISQGNGTEFSEKASCYKGVFYNYLSIGMDAQVAYGFHHLRDEKPYLAQGPVANKLIYAGYSCTQGWFCTPCTASPQLRGLKNILRLYIKKVNCSEWEQVQMPSSVRSLVVLNLYNYGSGRHPWGDLKPEYLEKKGFVEAHSDDGLLEIFGLKEGWHASFVMAELIKAKHIAQAAAIKFEMRGGQWNRAYVQMDGEPWKQPLIQDQSTILEINKVPYHSLMINGEQ, translated from the exons ATGGAGCGAGCGGGGGAGGTGTCGTCCGCCGCCGGCAACGGCAACGGCAACGGCGACGTGCGGAGGTCGCCGTCGACGGCGCCGTCGGCTCGGGTGTCGATCTGGGAGTCGGTGCGCGCGTGTGGGATATGGGGGAAGGAGGTGGACAAGGCCGAGCTGCGGAGGCAGGTCGTCAtgccgctccacctccgccgcgcgGTCGCGGCCGCCGTCGCGGCCAAGGACGAGGCcgccggcgtggcggcggcgtcggcggcgaagGAGGGAGCGGGGGATGGGGAGAAGGACGAGGGGCCAACAGTGGCGCCCCTGGTCGTGTTCGTGAACTCGCGGAGCGGCGGGCGCCACGGGCCCGAGCTCAAGGTGCGGCTGCACGAGCTCATCACCGAGGAGCAG GTCTTCGATCTTTCTGTTGTGAAGCCTTCAGATTTTGTTCACTATGGTTTGAGTTGTTTGGAGAGGTTAGCTGACCAAGGTGATAACTGCGCGAAAGCTGCTCGTGAAAAAATAAGAATTGTG GTTGCTGGAGGTGATGGCACAGTTGGTTGGATGCTTGGTTGTCTCTCAGATCTTTATAAGATGAAAAGGGAACCAGTTCCACCCACAGGAATCATTCCACTTGGTACAGGAAATGATCTTGCTAGATCATTTGGATGG GGTGGCTCTTTTCCCTTTGGTTGGCGCTCAGCTGTAAAGCGTTATCTCAGCAAGGCTGCCACTGGTCCCATTTGCCGTCTGGACAG TTGGCAAACTGTAATTCAGATGCCAGAAGGAGAAATAAAAGAGTTGCCGTATTCACTTAAGAAAGTGGAACCTGCAGATCGACTGGAGATCAGCCAG GGGAATGGCACTGAATTTTCTGAAAAGGCTTCCTGCTATAAAGGAGTATTCTACAACTACCTTAGCATTG GGATGGATGCTCAGGTTGCATATGGTTTCCACCATCTTCGTGATGAAAAGCCATATCTTGCACAAGGACCAGTTGCAAATAAG TTGATTTATGCTGGATATAGCTGCACTCAGGGGTGGTTCTGTACACCTTGTACGGCAAGTCCTCAGCTAAG GGGGCTTAAGAACATTTTGCGACTTTACATTAAAAAGGTTAATTGTTCTGAGTGGGAGCAAGTTCAAATGCCTTCAAG TGTTAGATCCCTAGTTGTCCTGAATTTATACAACTATGGCAGTGGAAGGCATCCATGGGGTGATCTTAAACCTGAATATCTCGAAAAG AAAGGTTTTGTTGAAGCTCATTCAGATGACGGCTTGCTTGAAATATTTGGTCTGAAAGAAGGTTGGCATGCTTCATTTGTAATGGCTGAGCTTATAAAAGCAAAGCACATTGCCCAG GCCGCGGCTATCAAGTTCGAAATGAGGGGTGGCCAGTGGAATCGAGCATATGTTCAAATGGATGGAGAGCCATGGAAACAACCACTCATTCAGGACCAGTCAACCATTCTGGAAATAAACAAAGTTCCATATCATTCTCTTATGATCAACGGGGAGCAATGA
- the LOC112877934 gene encoding eukaryotic translation initiation factor 3 subunit G-like: MAAVAMHKQQHHHHHTERWADLLDDDGGDLDLGMLLPPPVVVGPDAKGIKTVTEYRIDGEGNKVKVTTTKRVRTVRRSRSAIERRSWPKFGDAAREAAGSRLTMACTEEILFDRTRATGSKDKELSTKVDSLVKANDKGGGLLMVCRTCGKKGDHWTSKCPYKDLAPQQGESSADRPPSSDGSASQGGRGAGVAGAYVPVFRRSGADKSGADVMRRRNDENSIRVTNLSEDARDPDLAELFGQFGPLNRVYVALDRATGASRGFGFVNFVHREDGERAIKNLNGYGYDNLILCVDWAAPRPN, encoded by the exons ATGGCAGCCGTGGCGATGCACAAGCagcagcaccaccaccaccacacggAACGGTGGGCCGATCTCCtggacgacgacggcggcgacctCGACCTCGGCatgctcctcccgccgccggtcgtcgtcgggcCCGACGCCAAAGGCATCaagacggtgaccgagtacagGATCGACGGCGAGGGCAACAAGGTCAAGGTCACCACCACCAAGCGCGTCCGCACGGTGCGCCGCTCCAGGAGCGCCATCGAGCGACGCTCCTGGCCAAAGTTCGGCGATGCCGCCAGGGAGGCCGCCGGCTCGCGGCTTACCATGGCCTGCACGGAGGAGATACTCTTCGACCGCACACGCGCCACAG GAAGCAAAGACAAGGAGCTATCTACTAAAGTTGATTCACTGGTTAAGGCGAATGATAAGGGTGGAGGTCTTCTCATGGTTTGCAGAACCTGTGGGAAGAAGGGTGACCACTGGACCTCAAAGTGCCCCTACAAGGACCTTGCTCCACAACAGGGTGAAAGTTCTGCCGACAGGCCTCCAAGCTCAGACGGCTCTGCATCACAAGGTGGACGTGGTGCCGGTGTGGCTGGAGCGTATGTTCCTGTATTCAGGAGGTCAGGTGCTGATAAGAGCGGAGCAGATGTGATGAGGCGGAGGAACGATGAGAACTCGATCCGCGTGACCAACCTCTCGGAGGACGCCCGCGACCCTGACCTCGCAGagctgttcggccagtttggccCTCTCAACCGTGTCTACGTTGCATTAGATCGGGCGACTGGGGCAAGCAGGGGGTTTGGCTTCGTCAACTTTGTTCACAGGGAGGACGGCGAGAGGGCTATCAAGAATCTCAATGGTTACGGCTACGATAACCTCATCCTATGCGTCGATTGGGCAGCACCAAGGCCCAACTAG
- the LOC112899478 gene encoding uncharacterized protein LOC112899478, with protein sequence MAAAAAASPARASWRPVIPATSAYATRSCFRVRAKRFAGLQTTCTCLHQAMRLTAAHVKSGEAEGRPSTESAAAGTPDEESLRRELETAIQEEDYARAVALRDELRVLQEDGRSAVLAANTRFYTAFKNGDLVAMHQAWAKGDHVYVVHPSAGRISGYEMVMQSWEMVCDADYEFPLQIDLQDVEVHVRGDVGYVTCLELIRTKGSSSWGKQVATNVFEKVDGKWFMCIHHASHFDE encoded by the exons atggcggcggcggcggcggcctctccAGCGAGGGCTTCGTGGCGGCCTGTGATTCCGGCCACCTCTGCTTACGCAACCAGGAGCTGCTTCCGCGTTAGAGCTAAGCGCTT TGCAGGGCTCCAAACGACATGCACCTGTCTGCACCAAGCCATGAGGCTCACAGCTGCTCACGTCAAGAGCGGCGAAGCCGAAGGGCGTCCAAGCACGGAGAGCGCCGCTGCCGGCACCCCGGACGAAGAATCCTTGCGACGTGAGCTCGAGACGGCGATACAGGAGGAGGACTACGCTCGCGCCGTGGCGCTGCGGGACGAGCTCCGTGTGCTCCAGGAGGACGGCAGGTCCGCGGTCCTCGCGGCGAACACGCGGTTCTACACGGCGTTCAAGAACGGCGACCTCGTGGCGATGCACCAGGCCTGGGCCAAGGGCGACCACGTCTACGTGGTGCACCCGTCGGCGGGGAGGATCTCCGGGTACGAGATGGTGATGCAGAGCTGGGAGATGGTCTGCGACGCCGACTACGAGTTCCCGCTGCAGATCGACCTGCAGGACGTGGAGGTCCATGTGAGAGGCGACGTTGGCTACGTCACCTGCCTAGAGCTGATCAGGACCAAGGGGAGCAGCAGCTGGGGGAAGCAGGTGGCTACCAATGTGTTCGAGAAGGTTGATGGCAAGTGGTTCATGTGCATCCACCACGCTTCACACTTCGATGAGTGA